CGGCTGATGTCTCGCAACAGGGTAATGACCCCCCGTTTCAGTCCCTCCTCGCTACGCACGGCGGCAAGCGAGGCTTGCACGGTTTGTACTTTGTCGGTACCTGGCTCGGGCAAGTTGATGATCACGGATGTTTCTTCCTGCTTATCGGAAGCCACGGCCTGCAATCGCTTCAGCAAGGTGTCGTTGTCGATAACCTGGCTGACCTGCAGGCCGAACACGTCGTGCAGGGGGACGCCCAGCAGTTCTTCGGCGGAATGGCTCATCAGCATGATGCGGTTGTCCAGATCGGTAAACAGCAGGCCGTCGGAAACCGACTTGAGGATGGTCTCCAGCTGTTCCCTGGCTTGCCGGGCATTGGTCAGAGCTTCCTTGATGGCTTGTTCGGCCTGGATACGCTCGGAAATATTCCAGAAAAAACAGGCCATCCTGCGCGGTGCCGTCTGAAAGGCATGGACTTCGTAGGATCCGTGGATCGGAGGTTCTTTGTAGTCGATCTGTTGGCAATGCCAGGGGGTTCCCAGGGTGCACACGCGACGATATTGCTCCGGAACGCAGGTTTTGGTCAGCCCGGGAAACGCCTCTTCGATGGTTTTGCCGACCAGCGCGTCGAGGTCGACCTTGAGGATATCCTTGGCGGCGGTATTGCTGCCGGTCAGGATCAGTTGGTTGTTGGGGTAAAGGTGGAGGAGCAATACGCCCATCGGCGAAAAATTGATAATGTTGCGGAAACTTTCTTCGCTTTTGCGCAAGGCCTCTTCGGCTTCCAGGCGCTGGCGTAGATGGCCTAACAGCAGAACCGCCAGTCCGCCGCCGAAGGCCAGAATACTGGCCAAAATGAAGATGGCCTTATGGTGTTTCCGGTAAAACGGCACGGGGCGGTGAAGAATCGTACTGTCGGCGGGCAATTTGGACAGGGGCAGGTCGAAATGCTGCAATTGGCGGTAATCGAAAATGTAACGGCTGAGGCTGTCGGTACGCACCGGCAGGCGGTTGACAGGGGTGCCGTGCAGGATTTCGCGCGTCATGCCGGCAGCGATGCGGCCCTGCTCGATATGGCTGACCAGCTTGCCGCCGACAATGCCGTCGCTCATGCCGTGATAATAGAGGTGGTAGAGGGGCGCGGACAGGTGGCTGGTGATGAAATGCAGACTGTCCTTGAAGCCCAGACTGCGTCCGTCGCGGTCGTGGTAGGCGGAAAGCAGTATTACCGGCTGGTCGGTGCCCAGCTCCGAGAGTCGCCGCCCCAATTCCTCGAAGGACATGTCGGCCAGCGAGAGATGGGTCAGTTGTACCCCGGGCAGGTTTCCCTGCATGCGATAAAACGATTGCAGGTCGGTCTGTCCGCTGGGGGTGCCATCGACAATGGCGACGATGGATAGGGCTTGCGGGTGCAGCTTGACCATCAACTCCAGGTTTTCTCGCATGGAGACTTTTTCGACCGTACCGGTGACCCAGGGATTGTCGTTCTGTGCCAGGGCCAGGTCGATATCGTTTACGCCGAGAAAAACGATGGGTAGATGCTTGAACAGCCCGGTTTGTTCGGCGAGGGCGAATCGCAGGGCGTTGTCGTCGCCGGTGATGACGGCGTCGTAGGCTTGGGTATGGGAGAGTTTGTAAGCCAGCGATTGTCGGAAATTGCGGAGATTTTCCTTTGAGATGAATCGCTTGGTATCCATGAACTCGATATCGAGCAGGGTCTGATCCTGTGCCAGAACCTCCGACAGGCCCTTTATCTGTTCAAAAAATGTCGGGAACCCGGGGTGATAGGAGCTGATAAACAGTATCCGCTGTTGTCGGGCCCAGGCCGAGGCCGGCAAAAGGCAACAGAGCAAGGTCAAACTCAGGAGCAGAACCACAAGTCGGGAGCAGGTGATCAGGCGCATTGCACATCCTTAAAACGGTGCCGAGAAAACAGGGGGCACCATTTTTATTAACAAAAGGGTTTCAGCATCTTCAGGGTCTGTTTTTTTCCGGCAATGTGGCCCCTTTGAAGAGAGGTTGATGATTCAGGAGGGTCAAGAATTTTGGTTGACCTTTAACCTCTTCAGGAACTGTTCGACTTCAAGCGGATCATTTAGCACATAGTTGGCGGCGGTAAGTCGTTGTTCATCGCTTACCAGAATGGCGATACCCCTTTTCTGCAGTTCGCAGAACGCGTCCTCGTCGGTCAAATCGTCGCCGATATAGATGGGCAGTACCTCGTCATCATGCATGCCCAGTCGGGCAAGAATCCAGCGCAGGGCTTTGCCTTTGTCCCAGTCGATATCGGGGCGCAGTTCAAAAATCATTTTGCCGCCGGTTTTGCGCAGTCCGGGATTCTTCTCCAGGATCGTGTCCACGATGGTTTCGATTTGGGAAACATCTGCAGGATCCGCTCGCCGGAAGTGAACGGCGATGGCAAAGCGCTTGCGTTCGATCTGGGTGCCGGCAACCTCCGCAAGTTGTTTCGTCAAAGCTGTTTCGGCACG
This DNA window, taken from Syntrophotalea carbinolica DSM 2380, encodes the following:
- a CDS encoding ATP-binding protein, whose amino-acid sequence is MRLITCSRLVVLLLSLTLLCCLLPASAWARQQRILFISSYHPGFPTFFEQIKGLSEVLAQDQTLLDIEFMDTKRFISKENLRNFRQSLAYKLSHTQAYDAVITGDDNALRFALAEQTGLFKHLPIVFLGVNDIDLALAQNDNPWVTGTVEKVSMRENLELMVKLHPQALSIVAIVDGTPSGQTDLQSFYRMQGNLPGVQLTHLSLADMSFEELGRRLSELGTDQPVILLSAYHDRDGRSLGFKDSLHFITSHLSAPLYHLYYHGMSDGIVGGKLVSHIEQGRIAAGMTREILHGTPVNRLPVRTDSLSRYIFDYRQLQHFDLPLSKLPADSTILHRPVPFYRKHHKAIFILASILAFGGGLAVLLLGHLRQRLEAEEALRKSEESFRNIINFSPMGVLLLHLYPNNQLILTGSNTAAKDILKVDLDALVGKTIEEAFPGLTKTCVPEQYRRVCTLGTPWHCQQIDYKEPPIHGSYEVHAFQTAPRRMACFFWNISERIQAEQAIKEALTNARQAREQLETILKSVSDGLLFTDLDNRIMLMSHSAEELLGVPLHDVFGLQVSQVIDNDTLLKRLQAVASDKQEETSVIINLPEPGTDKVQTVQASLAAVRSEEGLKRGVITLLRDISRERELDLMKTEFISTAAHELRTPLTSVIGFSEVMLQQGGLTEQQTEFLSIIHKKAEVLGKIVEDLLDLARVDTGQVIRLKKDWADVNGILARSVSDYRRVCQDHRFKTVLPDAPIEMLVDDRKLFQVMENLLSNAVKFSPVDSLIQVTCQLADNELYIAVSDQGIGMQPAQIDRMFDKFYRVDASNTAREGLGLGMAIVKSIVEAHNGRIWVTSKPNRGTTVTFTLPYTDNLESHPSPTA
- the otsB gene encoding trehalose-phosphatase, coding for MSHTLPSALECLATIQHMLQNKRGMVFLDYDGTLTPIVERPEWAQLSQKMRDAVNQLSQRCDVAIVSGRDLQDIRNLVGIEGILYAGSHGFDISGPGGHLELEQGIDYLPALDRAETALTKQLAEVAGTQIERKRFAIAVHFRRADPADVSQIETIVDTILEKNPGLRKTGGKMIFELRPDIDWDKGKALRWILARLGMHDDEVLPIYIGDDLTDEDAFCELQKRGIAILVSDEQRLTAANYVLNDPLEVEQFLKRLKVNQNS